In Aerococcus loyolae, a genomic segment contains:
- a CDS encoding NAD(P)/FAD-dependent oxidoreductase: MTEKKIKDLTIIGAGPSGLFAAFYAGMRQLSVQIIDSLAQVGGQPHALYPDKAIFDIGALPQITGKELSQALMEQVKPFASTTSFHFNHDITEINDAGNYFSLRSQKAHFYSRAVLIAAGGGAFRPRSANIKNEAEFEGDKLFYTVNQAQDFQDKEVAILGGGDTALDNALLVSQYAKKLYLVHRRDKFRGHEFSQAQLKAKSNVEIITPYQAKAIRPLQGSQQVELLLAKSRSQESRALQLDSIISSYGFQANINAFKSWPIESIGQRIPVNEHMQTSLAGVYAIGDICTYTGKTQLIASGFGEAPTAINAITHYLYPEEKLAPLHSTTYFKK, encoded by the coding sequence AAAAAATCAAAGATTTAACTATTATCGGCGCTGGACCTAGTGGTTTATTCGCCGCCTTTTATGCAGGAATGCGCCAGCTTTCTGTACAAATTATTGACAGTCTTGCTCAAGTTGGCGGACAACCCCACGCCTTGTATCCTGACAAGGCGATTTTTGATATTGGAGCCCTTCCGCAAATTACCGGTAAGGAATTAAGTCAGGCCCTTATGGAACAAGTAAAGCCCTTTGCTTCGACCACTAGCTTTCACTTTAACCATGACATCACTGAAATCAATGATGCAGGTAATTATTTTTCCTTAAGAAGTCAAAAGGCTCATTTTTATAGCCGAGCTGTCTTGATTGCTGCCGGGGGTGGCGCTTTTAGACCACGTTCTGCCAATATCAAAAATGAAGCGGAATTTGAAGGGGATAAGTTATTTTATACTGTCAATCAGGCTCAAGACTTTCAGGATAAAGAGGTCGCTATTTTAGGGGGAGGCGACACAGCTTTAGATAACGCCCTATTAGTCAGTCAGTACGCCAAGAAGCTTTATCTGGTTCACAGACGTGACAAATTCCGCGGCCATGAGTTTAGCCAAGCCCAATTGAAAGCTAAAAGCAATGTCGAAATCATCACCCCCTATCAAGCAAAGGCCATTCGTCCCCTCCAAGGGTCCCAGCAGGTAGAACTCTTATTGGCCAAAAGCCGCAGTCAAGAAAGCAGGGCCCTCCAGCTAGACAGTATTATTTCTTCTTATGGTTTTCAGGCAAATATCAATGCCTTTAAGTCATGGCCTATCGAGTCTATCGGCCAACGTATTCCTGTTAATGAACACATGCAAACGAGTCTGGCAGGGGTCTACGCCATCGGTGATATTTGTACTTATACAGGTAAAACCCAGTTAATCGCTAGTGGCTTCGGTGAGGCTCCAACAGCTATCAACGCCATCACTCACTACCTTTATCCCGAGGAAAAACTAGCCCCGCTTCACAGCACCACTTACTTTAAAAAATAA